One Lagenorhynchus albirostris chromosome 8, mLagAlb1.1, whole genome shotgun sequence genomic region harbors:
- the STMP1 gene encoding short transmembrane mitochondrial protein 1: protein MLQFLLGFTLGNVVGMYLAQNYDIPNLAKKLEEIKKDVDAKKKPPSS, encoded by the exons CTTGGATTTACTCTTGGCAACGTGGTGGGAATGTATCTGGCTCAGAACTATGAC atACCAAACCTGGCTAAAAAacttgaagaaattaaaaaggacgTGGATGCCAAGAAGAAACCCCCTAGTTCATGA